Proteins encoded in a region of the Zunongwangia endophytica genome:
- a CDS encoding phosphoribosylpyrophosphate synthetase, producing the protein MKDYGTLSQAINKLKLEEGYEHDFNLLDEHLELKSEDEKFGAHEFDVDKVLRFEGMSNPDDNSILYAITTESGRKGTLVDGYGISSGQLSDKMTKKLDLKENRPIK; encoded by the coding sequence ATGAAAGATTACGGAACCCTGTCTCAGGCAATTAATAAACTGAAATTAGAAGAAGGATATGAACACGATTTTAACCTTTTAGATGAACATTTAGAGCTTAAATCTGAAGACGAAAAATTTGGAGCACATGAGTTTGATGTGGACAAAGTTCTTCGTTTTGAAGGAATGAGTAATCCAGACGATAATTCTATACTATACGCAATCACTACAGAAAGCGGTCGTAAAGGTACTTTGGTTGATGGTTATGGAATTTCAAGTGGTCAACTTTCTGACAAGATGACCAAAAAACTGGATCTTAAAGAAAACCGACCTATAAAGTAA
- a CDS encoding LacI family DNA-binding transcriptional regulator gives MKNKITLKELSKLLNVSVSTVSKALNDSPEISQKTVERVKELAKLHNYRPNPVAVNLKSSKSGTIGVIIPNIANVFFAKVLSGIEAKAQEEGLQVITYISNESYDREVQIIDHLTSGFVDGVLVSIAEETQRKRSFDHIYQLIDYDIPVVLYDRINYDMPVDKVGVDDAESFKKVTTKLIKKGLKKIGVVSTILHLVNGKERIRGYQEALLPSMKEHIAASTRREFLDERIHEILSEDRVQAVLCCDTESTMKVYRYAHQNNIRIPEDLKVVGFLNEEITKYLNPSISYIEQNPRKIGKGAMKLLGKRLKGEAELNKTTEKIIKTKLIHLESTDFDSDK, from the coding sequence ATGAAAAATAAGATCACCTTAAAAGAGCTTTCTAAGTTGCTAAACGTTTCAGTTTCTACTGTATCAAAGGCACTTAATGACAGTCCTGAAATCAGTCAGAAAACTGTAGAGCGCGTTAAAGAGTTGGCGAAACTTCATAATTATCGTCCTAATCCTGTAGCTGTTAATTTAAAAAGCAGTAAAAGTGGAACTATTGGGGTGATTATTCCAAATATCGCCAATGTGTTTTTCGCGAAAGTCCTTTCTGGGATCGAAGCTAAAGCGCAGGAAGAAGGTTTGCAGGTAATTACATATATTTCTAACGAATCTTACGATAGAGAAGTACAAATTATCGATCACCTTACATCTGGTTTTGTAGATGGTGTTTTAGTTTCTATTGCAGAAGAAACGCAACGTAAACGTTCTTTCGATCATATTTATCAACTTATCGATTATGATATACCTGTAGTTTTATACGATCGTATTAATTACGATATGCCGGTAGATAAAGTTGGTGTCGATGATGCTGAAAGCTTTAAAAAAGTGACCACTAAACTTATTAAAAAAGGATTAAAGAAGATTGGTGTAGTTTCTACAATACTACATTTAGTAAATGGTAAGGAGAGAATACGCGGCTATCAGGAAGCTTTATTACCAAGCATGAAAGAACATATTGCTGCTTCTACTCGTAGAGAATTTTTGGATGAAAGAATTCATGAAATTCTTAGCGAAGATCGTGTACAGGCTGTTCTTTGTTGTGATACAGAAAGTACGATGAAAGTTTATCGTTACGCCCACCAAAATAATATTCGAATTCCTGAAGATTTAAAGGTTGTTGGGTTTTTGAATGAAGAAATTACAAAATACCTGAATCCGTCAATCAGTTATATAGAACAGAATCCACGTAAGATTGGTAAAGGAGCCATGAAACTTCTAGGAAAGCGACTTAAGGGAGAAGCCGAATTAAACAAAACAACCGAGAAAATTATAAAAACTAAATTGATCCATTTAGAATCTACAGATTTTGATTCTGATAAGTGA
- a CDS encoding mechanosensitive ion channel family protein, translating to MFESFDFKKSINSLVDKLTGWLDSLIVNLPNIILAVLVFILFWFVAKWVGKFVNRLLIKKVKQDSIREITVKVLKATITLVGFFVALGLLNLNQLLTSILAGAGVIGLAVGLALQGPLNNSFSGVILSFLPELQIGDWVETNGYAGSVMEINLRSIKIKQSDNNFVIIPNTKIVNESFKNFSRTERSRIFVNCGVHYDSDLEMVKKLTEDTIADLFPQNGQEEVEFMYNEFADSSINFTVRFWTDAKKNYDILVAQSRAIIGIKKAFDGKGINIPFPIRTIDFSNKLNLNQAQEKSSQDSED from the coding sequence ATGTTTGAGAGTTTTGATTTTAAAAAATCTATAAATTCATTAGTTGATAAACTAACTGGATGGCTTGACAGCCTAATCGTGAACCTGCCAAATATTATTTTGGCAGTTCTCGTTTTTATACTTTTTTGGTTTGTAGCAAAGTGGGTTGGCAAATTTGTTAATCGACTTCTAATTAAGAAAGTTAAGCAAGATTCTATAAGAGAGATTACCGTCAAAGTTTTAAAAGCAACAATCACACTTGTTGGATTTTTCGTGGCTTTAGGACTTTTAAATCTCAACCAACTGCTTACCTCCATTCTCGCTGGTGCGGGAGTAATTGGTTTAGCTGTCGGCTTAGCGCTGCAGGGGCCCTTAAATAACAGCTTTTCGGGTGTTATATTAAGTTTCTTACCAGAACTCCAAATTGGCGATTGGGTGGAAACAAACGGTTATGCTGGTTCTGTAATGGAGATTAACTTGAGAAGCATAAAGATTAAGCAATCGGATAATAATTTTGTAATTATACCAAATACTAAAATTGTAAACGAATCTTTTAAAAATTTCAGTAGAACTGAACGTTCGAGAATTTTTGTAAACTGTGGTGTACATTACGATTCTGATCTAGAAATGGTGAAGAAGTTAACTGAAGATACCATAGCCGATTTATTTCCGCAAAATGGCCAGGAAGAAGTGGAATTTATGTATAATGAATTTGCGGATAGTTCGATTAATTTTACCGTTAGATTCTGGACCGACGCTAAAAAGAATTACGATATTTTAGTTGCACAAAGTCGAGCTATTATAGGAATCAAGAAAGCTTTTGATGGTAAAGGTATTAATATTCCGTTCCCCATTAGAACGATTGATTTTTCAAACAAACTGAATTTGAATCAGGCTCAGGAAAAATCCAGTCAGGATTCAGAAGATTAA
- a CDS encoding outer membrane beta-barrel protein, translating to MLKKLLVLTIGLFSVSLTAQKFEILGKLLDKETAEPLEAATVFAEAVSDSTLVTYTISDKDGSFKLKGITSLKELNLYVTFVGYVPYESRVSLKESRIINLDPISLEFQVESLGDVLVKARRAPVTIKKDTLEFNAESFKTKKDATVEDLLKELPGVEVDAEGNITVNGKPVNKILVNGKTFFGGDDPTIATRNLTKEMISKIQVSDSKSDSDAFTGENSDGENKTINITIDEDKNKGIFGRVSGGGGTDERFEYAGLVNYFDNDLQISALGGGNNINSPGFSFGEIEKMFGGGGSLMVSSSGAFSINGRNFGFGSGIINSRTGGLNFADSWGETSEISADYFYSGSNNYENTQRERQNILPDERFFTESYSRSDGNTDRHQANMKFTTKPDTTWFIDARPTFSTTKAENNYESSSETYNEAGELVNQSESDNQTFSDGQSFGGNFNVNKKWANGSSLSLRTEGNVEKNESESFILTSAETFGQEGEDIFRNQVTDGNQDNANISSSLKYRIPVLKDKLFLNAEAGYGNDSRDDKQYVYDVNGDSFLDNFNEEQSTDFENINEYYRPEFGVDWNTEKLNLGLDVGYVLRELSSRDNLRDFDFSQDFDAIEFDLNMNYSLSQKTRIYASVSRNNNAPQVRQLSPYVDVSDPLNIIQGNPDLKPSNETQFYLNYNNYDFQSRSGFYAYIVYSYTDDQVVSKSTVNNNFVRTTTYDNVDGAFTGSGSISYSKEVQIDSLSSFRIGLGFYGTLLRNVNFINNEIYNSNTTALNPTLNLTYTLGDFLELRPGYTVRFNNTDFDINAIQDYEFTRHELRLRATTNWPKNLEWQNDLRYFNNPNVGEAFQKNTLLWNSTLTYSILDNKGNISLKAFDLLNQNTNTERQTSGNFIEDVQSTVLQQYFMIGFSYKFNTLGKKGEVRETNFFF from the coding sequence ATGCTCAAAAAATTACTGGTTCTCACCATAGGACTTTTCAGTGTATCGCTAACTGCTCAGAAATTCGAAATTTTAGGAAAATTATTAGATAAAGAAACCGCTGAACCACTAGAAGCAGCTACAGTTTTTGCCGAAGCTGTTAGCGATAGTACACTGGTAACCTACACAATTAGCGATAAAGATGGCTCTTTTAAACTAAAAGGTATAACATCTCTAAAGGAGCTGAATTTGTATGTCACTTTTGTTGGTTATGTACCGTATGAAAGTCGGGTTAGCTTAAAAGAAAGCAGAATAATAAATTTAGATCCTATTTCTTTAGAATTTCAGGTGGAGTCGTTAGGTGATGTTTTAGTAAAAGCAAGACGTGCACCTGTAACAATAAAAAAGGATACGCTTGAATTTAATGCAGAATCGTTTAAGACTAAGAAAGATGCTACCGTAGAGGATTTGCTGAAAGAATTACCAGGAGTTGAGGTAGATGCTGAAGGAAATATAACGGTGAATGGAAAGCCGGTAAATAAAATACTGGTAAACGGTAAAACATTTTTTGGCGGAGATGATCCTACGATCGCAACCAGAAATCTTACCAAAGAGATGATCAGTAAAATACAGGTTTCCGATTCGAAATCAGATTCAGATGCGTTTACCGGCGAAAATAGCGATGGCGAGAACAAAACTATTAATATAACCATCGACGAAGATAAAAATAAAGGAATCTTTGGTAGAGTTTCTGGCGGCGGAGGAACAGACGAGAGGTTTGAATATGCTGGACTGGTAAATTATTTTGATAATGATTTACAAATAAGTGCACTTGGTGGAGGAAACAATATCAATTCCCCGGGATTTAGTTTTGGTGAAATTGAAAAAATGTTTGGAGGAGGAGGTAGTTTAATGGTTTCTAGCTCTGGAGCTTTTAGCATCAACGGTCGTAATTTTGGTTTTGGAAGTGGAATTATAAATTCCAGAACTGGTGGTTTGAATTTTGCAGATTCTTGGGGAGAAACTTCAGAGATATCCGCAGATTATTTTTATTCAGGATCAAATAATTACGAAAATACGCAGCGAGAGCGACAAAATATATTACCAGACGAGCGTTTTTTTACAGAAAGTTATTCTAGAAGTGATGGAAATACCGATCGTCATCAGGCGAATATGAAGTTTACAACAAAGCCAGATACTACCTGGTTTATCGATGCTCGACCTACCTTTAGTACCACAAAAGCAGAAAATAATTACGAGAGCAGTTCTGAAACCTATAATGAAGCTGGAGAACTGGTAAACCAGTCCGAAAGTGATAACCAAACGTTTAGTGACGGGCAAAGTTTTGGAGGTAACTTCAATGTAAATAAAAAATGGGCAAACGGATCTTCATTATCGCTGCGAACCGAAGGGAATGTCGAGAAAAATGAATCAGAATCTTTTATACTGACTTCCGCAGAAACTTTTGGGCAAGAAGGAGAAGATATCTTTAGAAATCAAGTTACTGATGGAAACCAGGATAATGCAAATATTAGTTCATCTTTAAAATATCGAATACCGGTATTGAAGGACAAGCTTTTTCTTAATGCTGAAGCCGGATACGGAAATGATTCCAGAGATGATAAACAATATGTTTACGATGTAAATGGCGATTCTTTTTTAGACAATTTTAATGAAGAGCAAAGTACCGATTTTGAAAATATTAATGAATACTACAGACCTGAATTTGGGGTAGATTGGAATACAGAAAAGCTCAATCTTGGTTTAGATGTCGGCTACGTTTTAAGAGAACTATCTAGTCGTGATAATTTAAGAGATTTTGATTTTTCTCAGGATTTTGATGCTATCGAATTTGATTTGAATATGAATTATTCGCTTAGTCAGAAAACGAGAATATACGCATCGGTTTCAAGAAATAATAATGCACCCCAAGTTCGGCAATTATCACCTTATGTTGATGTTTCAGATCCATTAAACATTATTCAAGGTAATCCAGATTTAAAACCTTCAAACGAAACCCAATTTTACTTGAACTATAATAATTATGATTTTCAATCGCGAAGCGGGTTTTACGCGTATATTGTGTATAGTTATACCGACGATCAGGTAGTTTCCAAGTCTACCGTAAATAATAATTTTGTGAGAACTACAACTTACGATAATGTCGACGGTGCCTTTACAGGATCAGGAAGTATTAGTTATAGTAAAGAAGTGCAAATTGATTCTCTTTCGTCCTTTAGAATAGGTTTAGGATTTTATGGAACGTTACTGAGAAATGTGAATTTTATAAACAATGAAATTTATAACAGCAATACCACAGCTTTAAACCCAACTTTGAACTTAACTTATACGCTCGGGGATTTCTTAGAGTTACGACCAGGATATACCGTTAGATTTAATAATACCGATTTCGATATTAATGCCATACAAGATTATGAATTTACTCGGCACGAATTGCGATTAAGAGCAACTACAAATTGGCCGAAAAATTTAGAGTGGCAAAATGATCTTCGCTATTTTAATAATCCTAATGTTGGCGAAGCTTTTCAGAAAAACACCCTGTTATGGAATAGTACATTAACTTATTCTATTCTAGATAACAAAGGCAATATAAGTTTAAAAGCTTTTGATCTCTTAAATCAAAATACAAATACAGAACGTCAAACTTCAGGTAACTTTATAGAGGATGTGCAAAGTACCGTTTTGCAGCAATACTTTATGATAGGCTTTAGTTACAAGTTTAATACCTTGGGTAAAAAAGGAGAAGTTAGAGAAACCAATTTTTTCTTCTAA
- a CDS encoding Dps family protein, whose protein sequence is MNYLGLDKEKTAVTVDELNILLADYHIYYQKLRNFHWNVIGKNFFDLHEKFEEMYDEAKLKIDEIAERILTLRFQPTSNLSDYLKMANLEESISELTDYDMIEQLIDDHGILLKQMRKVVKCADTAGDEGTIDLIGAYIRELEKTSWMLDAWKMKTTETHKAIAAE, encoded by the coding sequence ATGAATTACTTAGGATTAGACAAAGAAAAAACAGCCGTTACAGTAGATGAGCTAAATATTCTATTGGCTGATTATCACATATATTATCAAAAACTTAGAAACTTTCATTGGAATGTAATCGGTAAAAACTTCTTCGATCTACATGAGAAGTTTGAGGAAATGTACGATGAAGCAAAACTGAAGATTGATGAGATTGCTGAACGTATTTTGACATTAAGATTCCAGCCAACGAGTAATCTAAGTGATTATCTCAAAATGGCCAATCTGGAAGAATCAATTTCTGAACTTACAGATTATGATATGATCGAGCAACTAATTGATGACCACGGAATTTTGCTGAAGCAAATGCGTAAGGTTGTGAAATGTGCAGATACTGCTGGTGATGAAGGGACTATAGATCTAATTGGAGCATACATTAGAGAGCTTGAGAAAACAAGCTGGATGTTAGATGCATGGAAGATGAAAACTACAGAAACTCATAAAGCTATTGCAGCCGAATAA